The following DNA comes from Corynebacterium urogenitale.
GGAATCCACCACGGCAGGGGCAGCGACAACGCCGGGGACGGTGCGGCAGAAGAGGTGGAGAGCGAGCATGAGAAAATCATGCGCGACGGGTCAGCACCGGTGCAAACAGGCGCACGGTGAGGCACGCGGAGAGGCGGGCCCACGGGGAACCGGGGAGACGCGCGGGTAGGCGGGCCCACGGGGACGGATAGGCGAAACCCCGCCGCACCAGGGAGATTGTCGCGTCTCAGTGGTGGACGGGGTTTAAATGACGTGTTCGCGGGTGCGAGGTCACGGGGTTAGAGGCGGTGGCGGCCACCCTCATCTGGGCCTTCGCCTGGGCCGTCGGTCAGCGGGAAGTCGCTGTCGGCATCGTGCTCAGTTGCGGCTTCGGAATCCTTCGTCTCTGCATCCTTGCCCTGTGCATGGTGCACAGCTGGAGCTGCCGGTGCGCCTGGGGCGGACGGCACACCAGGAGCACCTGGCATCTGGGAAGGCTTCGGAGCGTCATCCTTCTCGGTCTCTGTAGGCTTCGCGGCTGGCTTCGGGGCAGCAGGGGCAGCCTTAGGAGCGGCAGGCTTGGCAGCTGGCTTGGTGGCTGGCTTGGCCTCCGCAACCTTCTCCGGCTTGTCCTCAGTAGCCTTCGCAGCAGCGGACTCTACGGTCTCAGCCTTCGCTGCATCAGCGGCCTTGGCCTTCGCTGCGGCACCAGTCGTGGACGGCGCGAAGTCCTGGACCTTCGGGGTGGTTGCCGGTGCAGGCTTCTTCGCGGTGAGGAACTTGAATGCAGCAGCCGCGCCCGCAGCCAAGGCGAGCAGCAGGAAGAACAGGCCAAACTTGTTGGACTTCTTTTGCTTCTTCAGGCCCTTGGAGGCCAGAATCTTATCCGCCTTCTTACCGGCGACGGCCTTGCGCTTAGCCACATCCTTCTGGAACTTCTTCTTGTTCTTCAGGTAGGCCTTCTTGTTGCGCTTAGCGTCCTTCTTCGCCTGCTTCTGCGCTGCCTTGTTGCGCTTCTTCAGGTTCTTTTCGGCCTGTGCAGCACGCTTCTGGAGCTTCTGCTCCGCGTTGCCTGCGCGTGCCACAACATCCTTCTCCAGCGCAGCTCCGCGCTCCTTGGCTCCGTCCAGCGCCTGGTTGGCCGCAGCGGCAAAAGCGGCACTGCGGGAGGCGACGGTCTCACGACCAGCCTCCACACGCGGTGCCAGGGCTGCCTGACCGGCGGCGAACTGCGCGGATGCCTGCTTCTTGAAAGATTCGGACTGCTTCGCAGCAGCCTTCTTGTTCTTCGCGAAGGACTTCTTGAGTGCCTTGCGCTGTGGCTTGGTGTTCTTCAATGCCTGTTTACGCAGCTTCTTCGCGCGCTTAGCTACTTCCTTCTTATCCACGCCCGTCTTTTCGGCAACCAGATCGGCGCCCTGAGAGGCCAGATCCGCAGCCTGACCCTGGGTCTGCTTAGCGGCGACGGCAGCGCTCTTACGGAAGCCCTTCAACTTAGCGGATAGATCAGCGTTCTTCTGACGCTTCTTGGACACGCGGTTCTCCTTCTCCTGGGCTGCTGCAGCCTTTGCTGCCTCAGTCCCTACATAAGAATTAGTCTCAGAAGCGTTGCCCCGGGCCTTATTCAGTCCGTTGTCGCGGGTTTCCTCGCTGTGGGCCAATGCGTAGGCGCGGGCCTTCTGCAAAGCCTTCGCTGCGCCGTCCTCCTTGCGCATGTGCTCGGCTACTGCGCGGATGTGTGCAGGGGAGTTAGCCAGCATCGCATCGCGCTCTTCATCAGTCAGCATGCTGCGACGGAGGGAATCGATCGCGTCGAAATTCTTCCGTTCGCGATCCTGCTTCCACTTATCCAGCAGCCCCTTTGACTGCCGAGCGCCGTTGAGCACGAGCTTCAAGCTAGCGGTGTTCATACTCTGCGAACTCCTTCACGCGTATCGCTTCTGTGTCACTAAAAGTGAAAATTTATTGGTATTCGTTGAGAAGGCGCAGCTCACCGCCACGCCTAACGAGTTACTCTCCATACTATGCAAAAGCGCTGGCTGGGGGGTGAGGAATATGTGTTCTCCCAGGTAAGAACCCCAGTCTGGTGGATGAGCGGCGTGGGAAAAGCGGGCTGAAGCCTTGTTTACCTGTGTGTGCGAGGCCTAGCGGATCAAGTCAAGTCGGTGTCGGCCGTCCGCTTATTAACCATCTTTGCTTGACCGATGATTTGGGGTCTCTTGTTGACGAAGACCCTTCGCATTTTCGCTCTAAATTCGACCATTTCGACCATCTGGATTGGATGCGCACAGTCTACAATCGTCTTTCCCATGCAAAAAGCCGGAGCGAACCCATCAAGCATTATCAATCCAACTACGCTGGAAAATTTCCTCTCTGGGTTGTTGCAGACACCCTAGATTTTGTTGATATTTCGAAACTATATGCGGGGATAAGTTCAGATGATCAGCGGTCAGTCGCGGAAGGACTGAAATCAACTGGAGCATTGACACTGCTTCCCGCCGGGCAGAGCGAAAGAGTGTTTGGAACCCTCGTTGTCATGGCGCGCCTCCTTCGAGGTGTATCTCCAGGAACTACATGTCCGGACAAGGTTCTCGAACTACTCAAGGAGTCTTTTCTCTCTAACCCATTGGTAAATGCAGCTAGTCTTGGCATTCCCCGAAACTGGGATCAGTCGACGAGTTAAGAATTTAGTCGCTATTCTCCGTCGATGGCCTGCTTGACCTGCGCCGCCGAAAGGTTGGAGTCCTCGATCTCGCGGCGTGCCTCCGAGCGGTCACCGACCGCAAGCAGCCGGGCAATGCGACCACGACGGCTGGCTTCCTCGCTAATGCGTCCGCGGCCACGCAGCCAGGCAACCAGCATGACTGCGATCAGCAGCAGGCCGATGTAGCCGAGCACCGGATACACCCAGCCAATGAGGTTCTGGAAGCCAACGAAGCTCAGGACGAAACCGAGCACCACGGTCGCGACATAAACCACGTGAAAACGCTCTGGGCGCGACGCAGTCAGGCGCCTAGCCAGCGCGTAGAACATGCCGAGCGCGGTATTGAAGATCATGCCGAAGATCACCACTGCCATGGCCTGCCCAAGCCACGGGTGCAAACGGTTGATAACGCTGAGCATCGGCACCGCATCCGTCGCCACCGTGCCGACGGTGTAGAACAGCGTGATCGCGGAGATTAGCAGCAGTGCCGAATAAATGAGGCCACCGAGGAAACCACCGAGACCAGCAACACGAGGGTTGAACATGCTGCCGCCGATGACGATTGCCATCGACACGGCCACCATCAGGTTAAAGCCCACATAGTTGACGGCCGCGACTGTCCAATGCGGAAGGGTTGTTGGGACGGATGCAACGGCGTCGGCACGCTCCGCCACACGAGTCGGATCGGTGAAAACGAGCGTATAAATGCTGGCCAGGACGATAAACGCCACAATGAACGGGGTGATCGAACCGATGATTGTGGTCACGCGGTCAACATCGAGGAACCCGGCCGCGATGGTGATCACCACCATAATCACGGCACCGACCCACACAGGCGTTCCCCACTGTTGATGCAAATTCGCGCCAGCACCCGCGAACATCACAAAACCAGTGGCGAACAGGGTAATCACCACACCGATATCCAGAACACGGGAGAAAATCGGGTGCGAGACGCGCCGGAACACCTCGCCGTGCTCGGAGGCACGAAAGTAACTGCCGAGTTGCAGGATAATCATGGCCCACAAGCTCATAATCACTGCAGAAAGCACTGCACCCCAGATGCCGTTGCCGCCGAATGCGACAAAATACTGCATGATTTCCTGGCCGGTCGCAAAGCCCGCGCCGACGATAATTCCGACGAACGCGAACGCGACGCGCAGCACTTTCATAACCACAGGAGTAACTCCCCTTGTTGCACGGTGATAGAACGGTCAAAGTCACGAAGGCTCATTGCCTCCACAGCGTTTAACATTACGACCGTCGCCACCCAGCGCTGAACAGAATGGCAAAAGATCGAGCCACAGACCCGGCTCCTACCCGCCCCATTGATAACCCCTAGACCGCCGATCAACACACAACCAAAAGCGCGGACTGGTGGCGTCGAGCAGAACAACACACGTACAATCGCCAACGTGACTAACAAGACTGCAACCGCAATTTTCCACACCAACCACGGAGACATCACCGTGGACCTCTTCGGTAACCACGCGCCAGAGACCGTCGCCAATTTCGTCGGCCTCGCGCAGGGCACCAAGGAGTACTCCCAGCCAAACGCCAGCGGCACCAACGAAGGACCGTTCTACGATGGCGCGATTTTCCACCGCATCATCGATGGCTTCATGATCCAGGGCGGCGACCCAACCGGCACCGGCCGTGGCGGCCCTGGCTACCAGTTCGGTGACGAGTTCCACCCAGAACTGCAGTTCGACCGCCCATTCCTGCTGGCCATGGCAAATGCAGGCCCAGGCACCAACGGCTCCCAGTTCTTCATCACCGTCACCGCCACCCCACACCTGAACAACCGCCACACCATCTTCGGTGAGGTCACGGACAGCGAGTCCCAGAAGGTTGTTGCCAAGATCTCCCGCGTGGCGACCGACCGCATGGATCGTCCAAACGACGACGTGGTCATTGAGTCCATCGAGATCCAGGAGTAAGATCTCCGCTCACCGGACTTACTAGCGCCCGCGCAGCTTGCGTGGGCGTTTTTGCTGGTTGCGGTGGAGGCTTCCGCAGACCGGGCGGGAACTGGCCGCTAGCATGTCAGGCATGTCGCAACAGTCGCAACCGTTGAGGAAGCTTGGCGCCGGAGCGCCCGTCGTCGCCATGTTCGTGGCTGTGTGCTGCGCTACCTACGCGCTGGCGGCGCTGCTGGGGCGGAGTGTGAGCAATCCGGTGCGCACGCCCGCGGACTGGGGCTGGGATTTTCTGCTCGACGCCGGGAGGATGGAAGCCTACGGCCAATGGTGGAGGCCCCTGAGTGCGGCGTTCATTCACTTGGACCCGGCGCACCTGTTTTTCAACATGTTCCTCATCTTCCTTATCGGCCGTGAGCTGGAGCAGTACTACGGTTCAGTGGTTGTTGGATGGTCGATGCTTGCCGCGGCTAGCGGTGGTGCGCTGGCGTGCCTGGTGATGCAGCCGGAGGTGCCGATGGGAGGGGCGTCCACCATTGGGTATGCCTTCTGCGTGATGTTGATTGGCCTAGCGTTTGTGAGAAAACAGGGCCTTGTTGCGCCGTTTGTGCTGCTGGCGGTGAATTTTGGCTACACATTCTTCGCCGGCGGGGTGTCGTTGTGGGGCCACGTGGGAGGGGCAGTGACCGGTGCGGTCATCGCCGTGCTGCTGGCTGGTGGGGGCCGGGTTCGCGGTAGGAGATTGCGCGGCCAGGGGATTCGCGGCAGTGGCTTGCGCGAAAGGGGGTTGGGTGGCAGGGGACGCATGGCTAGCGAGCGCCTGGTTGTGGGGCCTGGGTTGGCAGGGTTCGCCGTCGCGTTGACGGTTTTTACCTGCTGGGCCGGTGTCACAGGCTTCTTCTGGCACTAGCTTCCTTGGCGCCAGGCGCGTCGGGGCTTTTCAGCGCCTGCGGCTCCATGGCTGCTCGCCACGACCACGCGAGGGCTGTGGGCCACGGGTGGTGAATAGGGCTACTTCCAGCCCATGGTCATCAGCAGCCCCACGATGAACAGACCGAAGCCGATGAGGTAGTTCCACGCACCGAGCTCAGCCATCAGCGGAATGGAAGGGCCGGCGATGTAGTTGACAACCAGCCACGCCAGACCCAGCAGCATCAGGCCCAGCATGAGGATGATGTACCAGCGCGGGGTGGATGCGGAGTTCAGCTTGACGGGTGAGCGGCGGTCTACGCCACTGCTGGAGCTGGAGAAATCGTCGTAGGAATTGACCTTAGACTTTGGCATGCTGTGGGCACCTCAGGGCTGGTTGTGGGCAAAAGTTACACCGGGGATTCTAGCAGCCTGCGGTCATGGCTAAAATCTATGAACATGCGCATCCTCGTCATCGACAACTTCGATAGCTTCGTTTACAACTTGGTGCAGTACGTCGGTCAGCTGGGCTTCACCGGCGAGCAGTGCACGGTGTGGCGCAATAACGCGCCGGAGCTTGGCGCCTCCCGCGAGGATCTTATCGCCGTTGTTTCTTCTTTCGACGCCATCCTGATCTCCCCTGGACCGGGCGAACCATCCGAGGCCGGTCGCACGATGGACGTGATCGATGTGGCTGTGGAACTCAACAAGCCCCTGTTCGGCGTGTGTCTGGGTCACCAGGCGATCGGCAAGTTCTTCGGTGGCGACGTGGTGCGTGCCGAGGAGCTTTTTCATGGCAAGACTTCCCCAGTGGAGCATGATGGCACCGGCGTGTTGGTAGATGTTCCTAGCCCGTTCCGGGTGACGCGCTACCACTCGCTCACTGTTGATCCAGAGACGTTGCCGGGGGAGCTGATCGTCACTGCTAAGAGCGATTCCGGCATGATCATGGCCATGCGCCACCGGGAGTTGCCGATCCACTCGGTGCAGTTCCACCCGGAATCCGTGATGACGCAGTACGGCCACCGGATGCTCGCTAACTGGTTGGCTGAGGCTGGTCACCTGGTGGATGAGCAGCTGGTGGGGAAGCTGGAGCGGGAGCAGCTGGCCGTGACCGGCGCGATCTCCGCCACTGCCGACATGCTGTAAGTAGCGCTGGTGATAGTTCTGACTCGCGGGCGGTGAGCCCCGACCCGCGGCAAAAAGCCTTGGCCCGTGAGGGGCGCCGGGGAAAGCGAGTCTCTCGCGAGTGCCCCTACGGCAGGAGGCTGAAGACGTAGACGTCGATAGTGATGGACGCGTCACGTCCGGCGGGTTCACCAGCGCGGATGGATTGCTGTGCCACCTGATCGACACGTCCCAGATCCGCGGTGTTCACGTTGCGGCGCTTGATCTGCTCCGGCGTGCCACGCCAACCTGCGCGCTGCAGCTCGCGGTAAACCTCGTTGAACTTCTTGCCCTGCAGGCTCGGCATCTCAAACTGGTTGCCCTTGGAGACGGTGAGGGTGATCTCGCTGCCCTCAGGTAGCCGCTCGCCTTCGCTGGAGGCGGAGAGCACCTGGTTTTCCGGCTCCATGGAATCCACAGAGTTCACGAGTACCACGAACCCAGCGGCCTCCAGGTTGGAGCGAGCGTCCTCGAGATCCTGCCCAGTGACAACCGGCACGCGAATCTCCTCTGGGCCACTCGAGACCGTGATGGTCACCTTGGTGCCCTTCGACACCTGGGAACCTTGATCAGGGGATTGTGACACGACCTGACCGGCCGGGGTATCGCTGCTTGGTTCCTCCCTGACCTGCGGATTGAGCTCCAGCCCGGCGTCGATCAAGGCTTGGCGGGCGGCGTCGGTCGTCAGGCCGGTGAGGTCGGGGACGTCGGTGATTTCCTTGCCGGAGGAGATCACGAGCGTGACGCGGGAGCCAGACGGCACGGAGGAACCCGGTTCCGGTTCCGTACCAATGGCCATGCCGCGTTCAATTTCCGCGTCCGAGCGCTCCGTGACATCCACCTCGAGGTTGGCTTCGCGCAGCTTCTTCTCGGCATCTGCACGGCTGAGGTTGGCGACATCGGGGATGGCGACCTTGACGGTTTCTTCCGTCCGAGGCTCGTCATTGTTGAGGTAGGTGTACGCTACGTAGCCTCCACCACCGAGCAGGGCGAGAACCACAAGCGTCCACAGGATGGGAACCCAGGGGCGGCGACTTTTACCGTCGTAGTACTCATCTTCGTAGTACTCGTCGTCGTAGTCGTCATAATCGCCATCGCCGTATCCGTCGTCGTAGCCTTGGTCGTAACCATGGGCTGCGGAACCGGCGCTACCGGCGAAGTCGGCGTTATCGTATTCGTCCGGCAGATTATTCGACGCCGCCGCGTGCTCGCCTCCAGCCGCACCTGCAGCTCCGGCACCAGCTGCGGCACCCGCAGCGCCCGCAAGTCCGGCAGCTCCAGCGGCGGGCATCACAGAAGTGTTGGATTCCTCGTCGTCCACGTAGGCCTGGGCCACAAGTGGTAGCTGATCCTCGCTGAGTCGCCGCAAGTCGATGGACATCTGGTTGGCGTCGTCGTAGCGATCATCCGGCTTTTTCGCCATCGCAGTGAGCACGATGGAATCGAGGGACAGCGCCTCGCGCTTAGACAGGTGGAGACCTTGCACGCTGCTCGGCGGCTTCGGGTCGTCCTGCACGTGTTGGAACGCCACGGAGAAGGGGGATTCGCCCTCGAATGGCGGCCGGCCGGTGGTCAGCTCGTAGAAAACGCACCCTGCGGCGTAAATATCGGAGCGGGAGTCGGCGGATTTGCCGCGCGCCTGCTCGGGGGAGAGGTACTGTGCCGTGCCGATCACCGCCGCAGTCTGGGTCATCGCTGCGGAAGAATCCGACAGGGCGCGGGCGATGCCGAAGTCCATCACCTTCACTGCTCCGGTGTTGGTGATCATGATGTTGGCGGGCTTAATGTCACGGTGGATAATGCCCGCTTCATGGCTGAAATGCAGAGCATCGCAGACCTGGGACATCACCTTGGCGGCTTCCGTGAGCCCCATCTTGCCCTGGTCGTTGATGATGTCCCGTAAGGTATCGCCGTGCACGCGCTCCATCACGATGTACGGCACAGAGCCATCTTCCTCCGGTGTTTCACCGGTGTCATAGACGGCCACGATATTGGGCTGGTTGAGCCGCGCCGCGTTTTGAGCTTCGCGGCGGAAACGCTCGAGAAATGTGGTGTCGCGAGCCAGGTCGGGTCGCATCATCTTGACGGCGACGTCACGGGTGAGCAGTTCATCGGTCGCTGCGTACACATCGGACATTCCGCCGGTGCCGATTTTGGCGTCTAGGCGGTAGCGTCCGCCCAAAACTGTGCCGCGTCGGTCCACGTTGTGCTCCTTGTTGTGTACGTTGTCGATGTAGTTGATGTTTACGGATAGAGGTTAAGCCACCCGATGAAAAACTTCTTTTTACATCATCTGCTTACAGAATAGTAAATAACGCCCTATGCTCGTCCGGTTCCATGTCAGTTTCCAGGTGTGGGCTCCAGTCCGTTGAAGAGGTCTTCCAGTCCCGGTGGAGCCTGCCCGCCTGGCGGAGCATTGCCAGTGGGGGCGCTGGCGCCACCGTCGCCGTTGTCGGTGGAATTGCCGCCATCGTTGCCACCAGTACCGTTGCCGGGACCCTGTGGCTCACCTGGTGTTTCCACTGGTGGAGCAGTGTCTTCCGGCTCAGGAGCGGGACGTTCCGGCGATGGGGATGGTCGCTGGCTGGTCGATGAACGCTCGCTGGTACTACGGCGTTCGGAGGTGTCGGTGGGCGTAGTTTGCCGGATCGTCGTCAGCGGTTCCAGCGTGGTTGGCTGCTCGGAGGTCGGCTCGCTCGTCACCTCACTGGTGACGGTCAGCGTTTCCGAGTTCGGTGCCGGCTCATCGTCCCCAGATAGCAGCAGGAAACCGATAGCGCCCAGGGCCAGTGCCGCGACCGCCCCCAGTGCAATGAGCGCGCCCTTACCGTTGCCCGAGGAGGACTCCTTGCGCGGCTGACGGGAGGCAGACCTCTTGGCAGTGCCGGAA
Coding sequences within:
- a CDS encoding peptidylprolyl isomerase, which codes for MTNKTATAIFHTNHGDITVDLFGNHAPETVANFVGLAQGTKEYSQPNASGTNEGPFYDGAIFHRIIDGFMIQGGDPTGTGRGGPGYQFGDEFHPELQFDRPFLLAMANAGPGTNGSQFFITVTATPHLNNRHTIFGEVTDSESQKVVAKISRVATDRMDRPNDDVVIESIEIQE
- a CDS encoding YkvI family membrane protein; this encodes MVMKVLRVAFAFVGIIVGAGFATGQEIMQYFVAFGGNGIWGAVLSAVIMSLWAMIILQLGSYFRASEHGEVFRRVSHPIFSRVLDIGVVITLFATGFVMFAGAGANLHQQWGTPVWVGAVIMVVITIAAGFLDVDRVTTIIGSITPFIVAFIVLASIYTLVFTDPTRVAERADAVASVPTTLPHWTVAAVNYVGFNLMVAVSMAIVIGGSMFNPRVAGLGGFLGGLIYSALLLISAITLFYTVGTVATDAVPMLSVINRLHPWLGQAMAVVIFGMIFNTALGMFYALARRLTASRPERFHVVYVATVVLGFVLSFVGFQNLIGWVYPVLGYIGLLLIAVMLVAWLRGRGRISEEASRRGRIARLLAVGDRSEARREIEDSNLSAAQVKQAIDGE
- the crgA gene encoding cell division protein CrgA — its product is MPKSKVNSYDDFSSSSSGVDRRSPVKLNSASTPRWYIILMLGLMLLGLAWLVVNYIAGPSIPLMAELGAWNYLIGFGLFIVGLLMTMGWK
- the pknB gene encoding Stk1 family PASTA domain-containing Ser/Thr kinase — protein: MDRRGTVLGGRYRLDAKIGTGGMSDVYAATDELLTRDVAVKMMRPDLARDTTFLERFRREAQNAARLNQPNIVAVYDTGETPEEDGSVPYIVMERVHGDTLRDIINDQGKMGLTEAAKVMSQVCDALHFSHEAGIIHRDIKPANIMITNTGAVKVMDFGIARALSDSSAAMTQTAAVIGTAQYLSPEQARGKSADSRSDIYAAGCVFYELTTGRPPFEGESPFSVAFQHVQDDPKPPSSVQGLHLSKREALSLDSIVLTAMAKKPDDRYDDANQMSIDLRRLSEDQLPLVAQAYVDDEESNTSVMPAAGAAGLAGAAGAAAGAGAAGAAGGEHAAASNNLPDEYDNADFAGSAGSAAHGYDQGYDDGYGDGDYDDYDDEYYEDEYYDGKSRRPWVPILWTLVVLALLGGGGYVAYTYLNNDEPRTEETVKVAIPDVANLSRADAEKKLREANLEVDVTERSDAEIERGMAIGTEPEPGSSVPSGSRVTLVISSGKEITDVPDLTGLTTDAARQALIDAGLELNPQVREEPSSDTPAGQVVSQSPDQGSQVSKGTKVTITVSSGPEEIRVPVVTGQDLEDARSNLEAAGFVVLVNSVDSMEPENQVLSASSEGERLPEGSEITLTVSKGNQFEMPSLQGKKFNEVYRELQRAGWRGTPEQIKRRNVNTADLGRVDQVAQQSIRAGEPAGRDASITIDVYVFSLLP
- a CDS encoding glutamine amidotransferase-related protein; this encodes MRILVIDNFDSFVYNLVQYVGQLGFTGEQCTVWRNNAPELGASREDLIAVVSSFDAILISPGPGEPSEAGRTMDVIDVAVELNKPLFGVCLGHQAIGKFFGGDVVRAEELFHGKTSPVEHDGTGVLVDVPSPFRVTRYHSLTVDPETLPGELIVTAKSDSGMIMAMRHRELPIHSVQFHPESVMTQYGHRMLANWLAEAGHLVDEQLVGKLEREQLAVTGAISATADML
- a CDS encoding Abi family protein, translated to MTDDLGSLVDEDPSHFRSKFDHFDHLDWMRTVYNRLSHAKSRSEPIKHYQSNYAGKFPLWVVADTLDFVDISKLYAGISSDDQRSVAEGLKSTGALTLLPAGQSERVFGTLVVMARLLRGVSPGTTCPDKVLELLKESFLSNPLVNAASLGIPRNWDQSTS
- a CDS encoding rhomboid family intramembrane serine protease, with the protein product MSQQSQPLRKLGAGAPVVAMFVAVCCATYALAALLGRSVSNPVRTPADWGWDFLLDAGRMEAYGQWWRPLSAAFIHLDPAHLFFNMFLIFLIGRELEQYYGSVVVGWSMLAAASGGALACLVMQPEVPMGGASTIGYAFCVMLIGLAFVRKQGLVAPFVLLAVNFGYTFFAGGVSLWGHVGGAVTGAVIAVLLAGGGRVRGRRLRGQGIRGSGLRERGLGGRGRMASERLVVGPGLAGFAVALTVFTCWAGVTGFFWH